A region of Haloplanus sp. XH21 DNA encodes the following proteins:
- a CDS encoding AIR synthase related protein has protein sequence MTGKLDRAVLSEFVLQRTGASSANLIAGPAFGEDAAAVRVGDRTLIASTDPISLAAERIGQLAVAVAANDVAAAGGRPEFLLSTVLLPDADVDRLDTITAQLDIEADRLGLTIAGGHTEVVAGLERPLCSLTCFGVADRYVSTGGATPGDHVLLTKGAGVEATGVIATDFRDRLDLSQNVVDRATAAFDDLSVLREAAVLSPVATAMHDPTEGGVLEGLIELALSADVTLDIDSERIHVREETQAVCDAVSVDPLRVLGSGALLATVPDGDVADAQAALSDAGIEAVDIGRVEAGPAGVILGEERYVEPIRDDMYALWGDDE, from the coding sequence ATGACCGGAAAACTCGACCGAGCGGTGCTGTCGGAGTTCGTCCTCCAGCGAACCGGGGCGTCGAGTGCGAATCTGATCGCCGGCCCCGCGTTCGGGGAGGACGCGGCCGCAGTCCGAGTGGGCGATCGGACGCTCATCGCCAGCACCGATCCCATCTCGCTCGCGGCCGAACGCATCGGGCAACTGGCCGTCGCCGTCGCCGCTAACGACGTCGCGGCTGCTGGGGGGCGCCCGGAGTTCCTGCTCAGCACCGTCCTCCTACCCGACGCCGACGTCGACCGCCTCGACACCATCACGGCCCAACTCGACATCGAGGCCGACCGCCTCGGCCTGACCATCGCCGGCGGACACACCGAGGTCGTCGCCGGCCTCGAACGGCCACTCTGCTCGCTCACCTGCTTCGGCGTCGCCGACCGCTACGTCTCGACCGGCGGCGCGACGCCCGGCGATCACGTCCTCTTGACCAAGGGCGCCGGGGTCGAGGCAACGGGCGTCATCGCCACCGACTTCCGCGACCGCCTCGACCTCTCCCAGAACGTCGTCGACCGCGCGACGGCCGCCTTCGACGACCTCAGCGTCCTGCGCGAGGCAGCGGTGCTCTCGCCCGTGGCGACGGCGATGCACGACCCGACCGAGGGCGGTGTGCTCGAGGGCCTGATCGAACTGGCGCTATCCGCGGACGTGACGCTCGATATCGACTCCGAACGGATCCACGTGCGCGAGGAAACGCAGGCGGTGTGTGACGCCGTCAGCGTCGACCCGCTCCGCGTCCTCGGGTCGGGCGCCCTGCTGGCGACCGTCCCCGACGGGGATGTGGCGGACGCGCAGGCCGCGTTGTCCGACGCCGGAATCGAGGCCGTCGATATCGGCCGCGTCGAAGCGGGACCCGCCGGCGTCATTCTCGGAGAAGAGCGGTACGTCGAACCGATCCGCGACGACATGTACGCGCTGTGGGGCGATGACGAGTGA
- a CDS encoding pyridoxal-phosphate-dependent aminotransferase family protein, with product MLLTPGPTALPPSVREVMSHELLNPDVDPAFAERYDAVREKLEVVYGTDDDIVVLGGEGILGLEAAIASTVAPGDRVLCLSNGPYGDGFAEFVESYGGEATVVGAGYDQPLDIDALASTLEEGTFDLATMVHCETPTGTLNDLDAALDLFDDHGVLTVVDAVSSLGGVPVPTDRIDLCLGASQKCFSAPPGLAVCSVSDAAWERIEARDPDPLYTNLLPWRDAEQPYPYTHLTTLVVALDQALDLLLTEGLDEVYDRHREAAAVCRERGRGMGLETYPDPSRSSPTVTAFSVPGRAGDLQKRLRADHDVTLATGLGGLGDDVLRVGHMGYNAKIDRVERAMDALDAEL from the coding sequence ATGCTCCTGACGCCCGGCCCGACGGCGCTCCCCCCGTCGGTCAGAGAGGTGATGAGCCACGAACTGCTCAACCCCGACGTCGATCCCGCGTTCGCCGAGCGATACGACGCCGTGCGCGAAAAACTCGAAGTGGTGTACGGCACCGACGACGATATCGTCGTTCTCGGCGGCGAGGGAATCCTCGGCCTGGAGGCGGCCATCGCCTCGACCGTCGCCCCCGGCGATCGCGTGCTCTGTCTCTCGAACGGCCCCTACGGCGACGGGTTCGCCGAGTTCGTCGAGAGCTACGGCGGCGAGGCGACGGTTGTCGGCGCTGGCTACGACCAGCCGCTCGATATCGACGCGCTGGCATCGACGCTCGAGGAGGGAACGTTCGATCTCGCGACGATGGTCCACTGCGAGACGCCGACCGGCACGCTCAACGACCTCGACGCCGCGCTCGACCTGTTCGACGACCACGGCGTGTTGACCGTCGTCGACGCCGTCTCCTCGCTCGGTGGGGTGCCGGTACCGACCGACCGCATCGACCTCTGTCTCGGCGCGTCGCAGAAATGCTTCAGCGCGCCACCTGGGCTCGCCGTCTGTTCCGTCAGCGACGCCGCCTGGGAGCGCATCGAGGCACGGGATCCCGATCCGCTGTACACGAATCTGCTCCCCTGGCGCGACGCCGAGCAGCCCTATCCGTACACGCATCTGACGACGCTCGTGGTGGCCCTCGATCAGGCTCTCGATCTGCTTCTCACGGAGGGGCTCGACGAGGTGTACGACCGCCACCGCGAGGCGGCCGCTGTCTGTCGGGAGCGCGGCCGTGGGATGGGGCTGGAGACGTACCCCGATCCGTCGCGAAGTTCGCCGACGGTCACCGCATTTTCCGTTCCGGGACGGGCCGGCGACTTACAGAAGCGTCTCCGCGCCGATCACGACGTGACGCTCGCGACGGGGCTCGGCGGGCTCGGAGACGACGTGTTGCGCGTCGGACATATGGGGTACAACGCCAAAATCGACCGTGTCGAACGGGCGATGGACGCGCTCGACGCCGAACTGTAG
- a CDS encoding DNA cytosine methyltransferase: protein MSAQTLRYVDLFAGAGGLSLGLENAGFEAVHAVEVDEDAQRSFAKNRDDFEVEEITGDIREVDSGEISELVGGASIDLVAGGPPCQGFSEVVSPDGSDERNHLFTYFIEWVDELQPKAAVFENVRGMENTADGEFFEAVKESFANIGYEVVPNVVTASDFGVPQHRRRLIVLAFRDEPPAHSIEGYELDPIETPGVMDGIGDLPEVGPGEEVTRYDQTPRTVLQRDLRGDNQELTIHQAADHDDDMVEMISHISDGGNRTEIPDELQPSSGYHNSYSRLDSEKPAVAITSNMSKPSSARCIHPFQDRGLTPREGARLQTFPDRYQFVGGLVSIRRQIGNAVPPYLGEVIGYYLKEAVYDEELTGRDQERIRTLRSGSLPINQFEERREDIGGPTKQVTLDSMD, encoded by the coding sequence ATGAGTGCTCAGACGCTGAGGTACGTCGATCTATTCGCAGGTGCCGGAGGCCTCTCTTTAGGGCTCGAAAACGCCGGGTTCGAGGCGGTTCACGCCGTGGAAGTTGATGAAGATGCTCAGAGGTCTTTCGCGAAAAACCGAGATGACTTCGAAGTTGAGGAGATAACGGGCGATATCCGGGAGGTCGACTCGGGCGAGATCTCGGAGTTAGTCGGCGGTGCGTCCATCGACCTCGTCGCCGGAGGCCCTCCGTGTCAGGGGTTCTCCGAGGTGGTGAGTCCGGATGGGTCCGACGAGCGGAACCATCTCTTCACGTACTTCATCGAGTGGGTAGACGAGTTACAACCGAAAGCGGCGGTGTTCGAAAACGTCCGAGGCATGGAGAACACTGCCGACGGCGAGTTCTTCGAGGCAGTGAAGGAGTCTTTCGCCAACATCGGGTACGAGGTCGTCCCGAATGTCGTTACTGCCTCGGACTTTGGAGTTCCACAGCATCGACGACGTCTCATCGTCCTCGCGTTTCGGGACGAACCGCCAGCTCACTCGATCGAGGGCTACGAACTCGATCCGATAGAGACACCGGGCGTGATGGATGGTATCGGCGATCTCCCGGAGGTCGGACCGGGAGAGGAAGTCACGAGGTACGACCAGACGCCGCGGACGGTTTTACAGCGAGATCTCCGCGGCGACAATCAGGAACTGACGATCCACCAAGCAGCTGACCACGACGACGACATGGTCGAGATGATTTCGCATATCTCCGACGGCGGGAATCGAACGGAGATCCCCGACGAGCTTCAGCCGTCGTCCGGATACCATAACTCGTACTCGCGGCTTGACTCCGAGAAGCCCGCCGTTGCGATCACGTCGAATATGTCAAAGCCCTCAAGCGCACGTTGCATTCATCCGTTCCAAGATCGCGGGCTCACGCCACGCGAGGGGGCGCGTTTGCAGACGTTCCCGGATCGGTACCAGTTCGTCGGTGGGCTAGTCTCTATCCGGCGGCAGATCGGGAACGCTGTTCCTCCGTACCTCGGTGAAGTGATCGGATACTACCTCAAGGAAGCTGTCTATGACGAGGAGCTGACCGGGCGAGATCAGGAGCGAATACGCACGCTTCGATCTGGTTCTCTCCCGATCAATCAATTTGAAGAGCGGCGAGAAGATATCGGGGGGCCGACGAAGCAGGTGACACTGGACTCGATGGATTAG